One Filimonas effusa genomic window carries:
- a CDS encoding zinc-dependent metalloprotease: protein MRKIHLLMGVCLCMGIAATAQRKRTPDPKPSPTDTTRKPMMGGMANMPGMMNRGGAPSTGPKPFNEVITSKAVTRKGMFTVHKVEDRYFFEIPDSVITRDILVVSRIAKSAAGARARMIGYAGDQINDNVIRFEQGPNNRLFLKLISYTEISADTTENGMYKSVLNSNLQPIAAAFDIKAFHKDSASRSSAVVIDVTEFISGDNDIMFFDPTAKRALGLSGMQAGSSYIDDVKAFPMNVEVKTVKTYMKSPTGGGMGAMMGGGGGNSTPATFELNSSLVLLPKVPMKSRYFDERVGYFATGYTDFDANPQGVKKVSMITRWKLEPKPEDVEKYKRGELVEPREPIVFYIDPATPRKWIPYLIAGVNDWQVAFEKAGFKNAIFAKEAPKDDSTWSIDDARHNVIVYKPSDIPNASGPHVHDPRSGQIIETHVNWYHNVMSLVRNWYMVQAAAIDPKARKMQFDDELMGQLIRFVSSHEVGHTLGLRHNYGSSSTVPVEMLRNKQFVEANGHTPSIMDYARFNYVAQPEDNITEKGIFPRIGDYDIWAIEWGYKWKPEYKTGAEEATWSNKWIIERLKANKRLWFGTETDRDDPRCQNEDLGDNAMLASAYGIKNLKRILVKLPEWTKEANEGYDNLGTMYKEVAGQFNRYMGHVAKNIGGIMTTPKFVEQAGAVIEFTPKARQKEAMAFLQQQLFTTPTWLMDYKILATTGINPSMYVTNIQMGTLMRLLSLQTVSKLSMFEEAEGPAAYSAVEMTNDLKKGIWSELATHKAIETQRRVLQKAYVETLLAVITPAPPAASGDAMMPQGGGGGTAKLSDATSILKGQARSLLSEIKAAIPGAPNQATRLHLQDVASRLSDALDKK from the coding sequence ATGCGCAAAATTCATTTGCTTATGGGCGTTTGCTTGTGTATGGGCATTGCTGCTACTGCACAACGTAAAAGAACGCCGGATCCTAAACCTTCGCCAACGGACACTACCCGCAAGCCTATGATGGGTGGTATGGCCAATATGCCTGGAATGATGAACCGTGGTGGCGCTCCCAGTACAGGGCCTAAACCTTTCAACGAAGTAATTACCAGCAAGGCTGTTACCCGTAAGGGCATGTTTACCGTTCATAAAGTGGAAGACCGCTACTTCTTTGAGATCCCTGATTCTGTTATTACACGTGATATATTGGTGGTAAGCCGTATTGCGAAATCGGCTGCAGGTGCCCGCGCCCGGATGATTGGTTATGCGGGAGACCAGATCAATGATAATGTCATCCGGTTTGAGCAGGGACCCAACAACCGTCTTTTCCTGAAGTTGATCTCTTATACCGAGATAAGTGCCGATACTACGGAAAATGGTATGTACAAGTCTGTTCTGAATTCAAACCTGCAACCTATTGCAGCGGCTTTTGATATCAAGGCTTTTCATAAAGATTCTGCTTCCAGGTCAAGCGCTGTCGTTATCGATGTCACTGAATTTATTTCAGGCGACAATGATATCATGTTCTTCGATCCTACTGCCAAAAGGGCGCTTGGTTTATCGGGCATGCAGGCTGGTTCATCGTATATCGATGATGTGAAGGCATTTCCGATGAATGTTGAGGTGAAGACCGTTAAAACCTATATGAAATCGCCCACGGGTGGTGGTATGGGAGCGATGATGGGCGGCGGCGGCGGAAATTCTACGCCGGCTACGTTCGAGTTAAACAGCTCGCTTGTATTACTGCCTAAAGTGCCCATGAAATCACGTTATTTCGATGAGCGTGTAGGTTATTTTGCAACGGGTTATACCGATTTCGATGCGAATCCGCAGGGGGTAAAAAAGGTAAGCATGATCACCCGCTGGAAGCTGGAACCCAAGCCGGAGGATGTAGAAAAGTATAAAAGAGGTGAGCTGGTAGAACCCCGGGAACCGATCGTATTTTATATAGACCCTGCTACTCCCAGGAAATGGATTCCTTATCTTATTGCAGGTGTGAACGACTGGCAGGTTGCTTTTGAAAAGGCAGGTTTCAAGAATGCGATCTTCGCTAAAGAAGCGCCTAAAGACGACAGTACCTGGAGCATTGACGATGCAAGGCATAATGTTATCGTGTACAAACCCTCTGATATACCTAACGCCAGCGGCCCTCACGTACATGATCCCCGCAGCGGACAGATCATTGAAACACACGTAAACTGGTATCATAACGTTATGAGTCTTGTTCGTAACTGGTATATGGTTCAGGCTGCGGCTATCGATCCGAAGGCGCGCAAGATGCAGTTTGATGATGAACTGATGGGACAGCTTATCCGTTTCGTTTCTTCTCATGAAGTTGGGCATACTTTAGGTTTGCGCCATAACTATGGTTCTTCTTCTACTGTACCTGTAGAAATGCTGCGTAACAAACAGTTTGTTGAAGCCAATGGACATACTCCTTCTATCATGGACTATGCGCGTTTCAACTATGTAGCACAGCCTGAAGACAATATCACAGAGAAAGGCATTTTCCCACGTATTGGCGATTATGATATCTGGGCTATTGAATGGGGTTACAAATGGAAACCTGAATACAAAACCGGCGCTGAAGAAGCTACCTGGTCGAACAAATGGATCATTGAAAGGCTGAAGGCCAACAAGCGTCTCTGGTTTGGTACTGAAACAGACAGGGATGATCCGCGTTGCCAGAATGAAGATCTTGGCGACAATGCTATGTTGGCAAGCGCTTATGGTATCAAAAACCTGAAACGTATACTGGTTAAATTACCTGAGTGGACGAAAGAAGCCAACGAAGGTTATGACAACCTTGGCACTATGTATAAAGAAGTAGCTGGCCAGTTTAACCGTTATATGGGGCATGTTGCAAAGAATATTGGTGGTATCATGACCACTCCTAAATTTGTGGAGCAGGCTGGTGCTGTTATTGAGTTTACACCTAAAGCGCGCCAGAAAGAAGCGATGGCATTTCTGCAGCAGCAGCTGTTCACCACGCCAACCTGGCTGATGGATTATAAGATCCTGGCTACAACGGGTATTAATCCTTCGATGTATGTTACCAATATTCAGATGGGAACACTTATGCGTTTGCTGAGCCTGCAAACAGTGAGCAAGTTGTCTATGTTTGAAGAAGCGGAGGGGCCTGCTGCTTATTCTGCTGTTGAAATGACGAATGACCTGAAGAAAGGGATCTGGAGTGAACTTGCTACGCACAAAGCTATCGAGACACAGCGTCGTGTTTTACAGAAGGCATATGTAGAAACATTGCTGGCTGTAATTACGCCTGCTCCTCCTGCTGCAAGCGGCGACGCCATGATGCCACAGGGTGGCGGCGGCGGCACTGCCAAGCTTTCCGATGCTACTTCTATCCTGAAAGGCCAGGCGCGCAGCCTGCTTTCTGAGATCAAAGCAGCTATTCCGGGCGCTCCCAACCAGGCAACCCGTTTACACCTCCAGGATGTAGCGAGCCGTTTGTCTGATGCGCTGGATAAGAAATAG
- a CDS encoding exo-beta-N-acetylmuramidase NamZ domain-containing protein yields MKTKLFTQLTAGALALAVNCCSLSLFANPQTANTATVANATAKDAAKTVTKNTATITTSNATTANTTLTTTTNVTTTAGTETDTTSGIPAIQQLNRYLPLLKGKRLGLVANHSSVINGKRSVDVLLAHKMKVVRLFGPEHGASGSIAANTAIASGKDERTALPVVSLFGTHVKPTSRELENIDLMLFDMQDVGVRFYTYISTLHYVMEACAGKGIPLIVFDRPNPNDGYIDGPVLQKGFESFIGMHPIPIVHALTIGEYAQMINGERWLSNNVHCNLTVIKMTNYRHGQPYHFSIPPSPNLNTLRAIYLYPSLCWFGATAISDGRGTYFPFQAIGHPLLKAQYAFSFVPAPIKGMNEDPRHKGDTCYGPDLRNYPTEVFGPGGQLNLQWLINMYRLFPDKSNFFNGEKDSASNSKLHFDLLAGNTTLRRQVEQGLPEAVIRASWQNDLQVYKTTRKKYLIYPDPAPPMKIMTYNIHHGADKDEKDQLKEMADCIKSSGADIVALQEVDSVCRRSGNRDQAAELAAQTGMHHIFVRHFAFENGAYGLALLSKFPIEKIHLHRLPIDASATQQSVAFFIADLKTAEDKRLSVAVVHMDYRSEASRTKQAGIITEILKQFNGPVILAGDMNSSPAAQPISVLNRAFTDAVSQSVLSFPAHKPDRKIDYIFISKHLKTIWSKAIEVQYSDHLPVEAAIENE; encoded by the coding sequence ATGAAAACAAAACTATTTACTCAATTAACGGCAGGTGCATTGGCACTTGCCGTTAACTGTTGCTCCTTATCGCTCTTTGCAAATCCCCAAACCGCAAACACAGCAACAGTAGCAAACGCAACCGCAAAAGACGCTGCAAAAACAGTTACAAAAAACACAGCGACAATAACGACATCAAACGCAACAACAGCAAACACAACACTAACAACGACAACAAACGTAACAACAACAGCAGGCACAGAAACCGATACAACCAGCGGTATCCCAGCCATACAACAACTAAACCGTTACCTGCCCCTGCTAAAAGGCAAACGCCTCGGCCTCGTAGCCAACCACTCCTCCGTCATAAACGGCAAAAGAAGTGTCGATGTATTGCTGGCACATAAAATGAAAGTAGTCAGGCTGTTCGGCCCCGAACACGGCGCCAGCGGAAGCATTGCAGCCAATACCGCTATAGCATCCGGTAAAGATGAACGCACTGCGCTCCCCGTCGTCTCACTCTTCGGTACACATGTAAAACCCACCTCCCGCGAACTCGAAAACATAGACCTGATGCTGTTCGACATGCAGGATGTTGGCGTTCGCTTCTACACTTACATCTCCACCCTCCACTACGTCATGGAAGCCTGCGCCGGAAAAGGCATTCCCCTCATCGTATTCGACCGCCCCAACCCCAACGATGGTTATATAGACGGCCCCGTTTTGCAGAAAGGCTTCGAAAGCTTCATAGGTATGCACCCTATCCCCATTGTACACGCACTTACCATCGGCGAATACGCGCAAATGATCAATGGCGAACGCTGGCTAAGCAACAACGTTCATTGTAACCTGACGGTAATAAAAATGACAAACTACCGCCACGGCCAGCCTTATCATTTTTCAATCCCCCCTTCCCCTAATTTAAATACCCTTAGAGCCATTTATCTCTATCCATCACTATGTTGGTTCGGCGCCACAGCTATCAGCGACGGAAGGGGCACTTATTTTCCTTTTCAGGCCATCGGGCATCCCTTACTTAAAGCGCAATATGCTTTCTCCTTTGTACCCGCTCCCATAAAAGGAATGAACGAAGATCCCCGCCACAAAGGCGACACCTGCTATGGCCCCGACCTGCGCAACTATCCCACGGAAGTATTTGGCCCCGGAGGACAATTAAACCTCCAATGGCTGATAAACATGTATCGCCTGTTCCCGGACAAATCAAACTTCTTCAACGGAGAAAAAGATTCCGCCAGCAACAGCAAACTGCACTTCGACCTGCTCGCAGGAAACACAACGCTGCGGCGCCAGGTAGAACAGGGACTGCCGGAAGCCGTAATAAGAGCCTCCTGGCAAAACGACCTGCAAGTCTATAAAACCACCCGGAAAAAATATCTCATCTACCCCGATCCCGCTCCGCCAATGAAGATCATGACTTACAACATCCATCACGGCGCAGACAAAGATGAAAAAGACCAGCTGAAGGAAATGGCAGACTGCATCAAAAGCTCAGGTGCCGATATCGTTGCATTACAGGAAGTAGACAGTGTATGCCGCAGATCGGGCAACAGGGATCAGGCTGCGGAACTGGCCGCACAAACAGGCATGCATCATATTTTTGTCCGCCACTTCGCTTTTGAGAACGGCGCATACGGCCTGGCCCTGTTATCAAAGTTCCCCATAGAAAAGATCCATCTTCATCGCCTGCCCATAGACGCCTCCGCTACACAACAGTCCGTAGCATTCTTTATCGCAGACCTCAAAACAGCAGAAGACAAACGCTTATCCGTAGCCGTAGTACATATGGACTATAGAAGTGAAGCCTCCCGCACAAAACAGGCCGGCATTATAACAGAAATATTAAAACAATTCAACGGCCCGGTCATCCTCGCAGGCGATATGAATTCATCACCCGCAGCACAACCAATCAGTGTATTGAATCGCGCATTCACAGACGCCGTATCTCAATCCGTGCTCAGCTTCCCCGCCCACAAACCCGACAGAAAAATAGACTATATCTTCATCAGCAAACACCTGAAAACCATCTGGTCAAAAGCCATTGAAGTACAATACTCCGATCACCTGCCCGTAGAAGCAGCAATAGAAAATGAATAA
- a CDS encoding RagB/SusD family nutrient uptake outer membrane protein, producing the protein MKSFNRNTKLLAVIICVVTALSCTKDFLNKEPFDKLVPASFFSTEAELKLYANSFYEKAVPTGLSVAIADEMGDYTSKSNSPAFIAGSFSAVDQAAWSWSDLRNINYFLQKMHNPAIAQEARDHYEGLARFFRAYFYFDKVKTYGDVPWYSTPLDVSDIDELYKGRDPRTLVMDSVLKDLDFACTHIRDAKDNSASTVTRLVALAYKSRVCLFEGTFRKYHTELGLTASAAEWLKQAAEAAKLVIDGKQYSIYNTATPRADYRKLFTTEAPVSQEVLWAVVYNNALRKWHDITWKFSSATYGARWGLNKQFINTYLNTDGSRFTDKEGFDTIQFVREMNGRDARLAQTIRALGYKRSDGTAAPPNFGYTFTGYHIYKYSLDDKYYDGTAEAFNAIPLIRYAEVLLNYAEAKAELGEMNNDLWNTTIAALRKRAGTGTQPPATADKYLQQVYFPEISDPFLLEIRRERGIELVYEGFRYADLLRWKKGHLLEMQWKGIYVPAMDQPMDLDGNGTPDVSFVKTIPATKVPGVVYYVIDGSAARLTEGTKGFVTWRDDEKRSFPDKKYFRPIANADYVLNPKLGQNKGWE; encoded by the coding sequence ATGAAATCATTCAACAGAAATACAAAACTACTTGCAGTAATAATCTGCGTTGTTACCGCCCTGTCATGCACCAAAGACTTTTTAAACAAAGAGCCTTTCGATAAACTGGTGCCAGCCTCCTTCTTCAGCACCGAGGCAGAACTGAAACTCTACGCCAATTCATTCTATGAAAAGGCAGTACCCACAGGACTATCCGTTGCCATCGCCGATGAAATGGGCGACTACACCTCCAAATCAAACTCTCCTGCATTCATAGCCGGCAGCTTTTCCGCTGTCGACCAGGCCGCATGGTCATGGTCCGATCTAAGGAACATCAACTACTTCCTGCAGAAAATGCATAACCCCGCTATCGCACAGGAAGCACGCGACCATTACGAAGGACTGGCCCGCTTCTTCAGGGCTTATTTCTATTTCGATAAAGTAAAAACCTATGGCGATGTTCCCTGGTACTCCACCCCGCTCGATGTAAGCGATATCGATGAGCTTTATAAAGGCCGCGACCCCAGAACGCTGGTCATGGACTCCGTATTAAAAGACCTCGACTTCGCCTGCACTCATATCAGGGATGCCAAAGACAACAGCGCCTCTACGGTTACACGACTGGTAGCCCTGGCCTACAAATCAAGGGTCTGCCTCTTCGAAGGCACCTTCCGCAAATACCATACGGAGCTGGGCCTCACAGCCAGCGCAGCAGAATGGCTGAAACAGGCCGCAGAAGCAGCAAAACTGGTGATCGACGGAAAGCAATACAGCATCTATAACACCGCCACCCCACGCGCCGACTACCGCAAATTGTTTACAACAGAAGCACCCGTATCACAGGAAGTGCTGTGGGCAGTAGTATACAACAACGCCTTACGCAAGTGGCACGATATTACCTGGAAATTCAGCAGCGCCACCTATGGCGCCCGCTGGGGCCTCAACAAACAGTTCATCAACACTTACCTGAACACCGACGGCTCCCGCTTCACCGATAAAGAAGGCTTCGACACCATCCAGTTTGTGAGGGAAATGAACGGAAGAGATGCACGACTTGCACAAACTATAAGAGCGCTCGGGTATAAAAGAAGCGACGGAACCGCAGCACCACCTAACTTTGGCTATACATTCACTGGCTATCATATCTACAAGTACAGCCTCGACGATAAATACTATGATGGCACAGCCGAAGCTTTCAACGCCATACCCTTGATAAGATACGCTGAAGTATTGTTGAACTATGCCGAAGCAAAAGCAGAACTGGGAGAAATGAACAACGACCTCTGGAACACAACCATAGCAGCATTACGCAAACGCGCAGGCACCGGCACACAACCGCCAGCAACGGCCGACAAATACCTGCAACAGGTCTATTTCCCGGAGATCTCCGACCCATTCCTCCTGGAGATCCGCCGCGAAAGGGGCATAGAACTGGTATATGAAGGCTTCCGCTATGCCGACCTCCTGCGCTGGAAAAAAGGTCATTTACTCGAAATGCAATGGAAAGGCATTTATGTTCCGGCTATGGACCAGCCAATGGACCTCGATGGCAATGGCACTCCCGACGTATCGTTCGTAAAAACAATCCCGGCCACCAAAGTCCCCGGCGTTGTTTACTACGTCATCGACGGCAGCGCAGCACGCCTCACCGAAGGCACCAAAGGCTTTGTAACCTGGCGCGACGATGAAAAAAGAAGCTTTCCCGATAAGAAATACTTCAGGCCCATCGCAAACGCCGATTATGTTCTAAACCCCAAACTCGGACAAAATAAAGGATGGGAATAA
- a CDS encoding SusC/RagA family TonB-linked outer membrane protein, which yields MTAVTAHAFQATSFTGTVLGTGKEPVQGATVVLTETATAQKRTTVTDKDGVFSFTGLTAGKKYQISCTAIGYAAYQQKDFIMRAGIGNSLLINLKTADKLLDEVVVTGYGTQKRAMVTGAVSQVTSEVLEDRPAPGLTRLLQGTLPNLNLKMVDGSPTRGAVYNIRGTTSIGAGGSALVLIDGVEGNPEFINPNDVESVTVLKDASSAAIYGSRAAFGVVLITTKSPKKGTVKVNVNSSYSMNQRTVTPDLITNGYTWAKNFDESFNAWYDYNSHPTVVNNIFPFSLEYLDRLREHDENPALSKVEYNASLGRYEYFGNTNWYKELYNDNIPSTEQAINVAGGSEKANYFLSGRYYFQDGIFKPNPDKFNKYNLRAKGEIAISPWLTAQNNFELSNYTYTYPMLADRDNQTIWRMMDLLSFPMATIYNPDGTLSHTGVYSGIGAFIDGNNKSKTKNVYFRNTIGLVARPWKNYLTVKGDFTYSRETNEETRVNNFVNYSTAPGQVSRLGRSLLQQLTNNRNYIASNFTAEYHNNFGNQHDLKALIGSNIETSTTRIFNASRDGLLVPNRPDFNLMDGLNYTITGGGNEWAYLGLFYRFNYAFRERYLLEVNGRYDGSSKFPAKQRYGFFPSVSAGWRITKEAFMSSTRSWLNDWKIRGSYGSLGNGNVQPYRYLEQMNVSKMSVILNGIQDNYTQLPGVIPAGLTWERSSTFDLGMDVSALSNRLTASFDWYNRNTKDMFTAGQPLPNTFGATVPYGNYADMSTKGWEFSLSWRDKGRLMGKPFEYGITGSLWDSRSKITRFNNPTGTLASTYYVGHTIGEIWGYTTAGLFTSADEIAHHANQDFLQNSNNRKLLPGDIKFVDVNNDGFINQGDNTIYKPGDRSIIGNNAPRYQFGFTLSAKWRGFGISAFFQGIGKRDWYFAPEAGLFWGLYNRPYGYQSEKMMNNRWTEENPNGYFPRLRGYAANAANRSLGAPQTRYLQNASYLRLKTLTIDYTLPQAWLQRLHLAGASVFFSTQNLFTLSGMYKYTRNIDVEVIEDPVGDLLNNSGQGYAYPMLKTTTLGLNLNF from the coding sequence ATGACAGCTGTCACAGCTCATGCTTTTCAGGCAACTTCATTCACCGGAACAGTACTGGGCACAGGCAAAGAACCCGTACAGGGAGCCACCGTAGTGCTTACAGAAACGGCAACAGCGCAAAAACGTACTACCGTAACAGACAAAGACGGCGTATTCAGCTTTACAGGACTCACCGCAGGTAAAAAGTATCAGATCAGCTGCACAGCAATCGGGTACGCCGCCTACCAGCAAAAAGATTTCATCATGCGCGCCGGCATCGGCAATAGCCTGCTCATAAACCTCAAAACAGCCGACAAACTGCTCGACGAGGTAGTAGTAACAGGTTATGGCACCCAGAAACGCGCCATGGTAACCGGCGCCGTATCCCAGGTAACGTCGGAAGTGCTGGAAGACAGGCCGGCGCCGGGTCTTACAAGATTACTGCAAGGCACCCTCCCCAACCTCAACCTCAAAATGGTCGACGGCAGCCCCACAAGAGGCGCTGTATATAACATACGCGGCACCACCTCTATAGGCGCCGGCGGCAGCGCACTGGTGCTCATCGACGGTGTAGAAGGCAACCCCGAATTCATCAACCCCAATGACGTAGAAAGTGTTACCGTATTGAAAGACGCCTCCTCCGCTGCCATCTACGGTTCAAGAGCTGCCTTCGGCGTAGTGCTCATCACTACTAAATCACCCAAAAAAGGCACCGTAAAAGTGAACGTCAACTCCAGCTACTCCATGAACCAGCGCACCGTTACTCCCGACCTCATTACCAACGGCTATACCTGGGCCAAAAACTTCGACGAATCGTTCAACGCCTGGTACGACTATAACTCACACCCTACCGTAGTTAACAACATCTTCCCTTTCTCATTGGAATATCTCGACAGGCTGCGCGAACACGACGAAAATCCCGCGCTCTCAAAAGTAGAGTATAACGCCTCATTAGGCAGGTATGAATACTTCGGTAACACCAACTGGTATAAAGAACTATACAACGACAATATACCTTCTACAGAACAGGCCATTAACGTAGCAGGCGGCTCCGAAAAAGCCAACTACTTCTTATCAGGCCGCTACTATTTCCAGGACGGCATCTTCAAACCCAACCCCGATAAATTCAACAAATACAACCTCCGCGCAAAAGGCGAAATAGCCATCAGCCCCTGGCTTACCGCACAAAATAATTTCGAGCTATCGAACTACACCTATACTTATCCCATGCTTGCCGACAGGGACAACCAAACCATCTGGCGTATGATGGACCTCTTGTCTTTCCCTATGGCAACCATTTACAACCCCGATGGTACTCTTTCTCATACGGGCGTATATTCAGGCATAGGCGCTTTTATCGACGGTAACAATAAGTCGAAAACAAAAAATGTCTACTTCCGGAATACCATAGGATTGGTAGCACGCCCCTGGAAAAACTATCTCACCGTCAAAGGCGACTTCACTTATTCCCGCGAAACAAATGAAGAAACAAGGGTCAACAATTTCGTGAACTATAGCACTGCTCCCGGCCAGGTATCGAGGCTTGGCAGAAGCCTGCTGCAACAGCTTACCAACAACAGGAATTATATCGCCTCCAACTTTACAGCCGAATACCATAACAACTTCGGCAACCAGCACGACCTGAAAGCATTGATCGGCTCCAACATTGAAACCTCAACCACAAGGATCTTCAACGCCAGCAGGGACGGCCTCCTCGTACCAAACAGGCCCGACTTCAACCTGATGGATGGCCTCAACTATACCATCACCGGCGGCGGTAATGAATGGGCTTACCTGGGTTTGTTTTACCGCTTCAACTATGCATTCAGGGAACGTTATCTTCTGGAGGTAAATGGCCGCTACGACGGCTCTTCCAAATTCCCCGCAAAACAGCGTTATGGCTTTTTCCCCTCCGTATCGGCAGGCTGGCGCATTACAAAAGAAGCTTTCATGAGCAGCACCCGCTCATGGCTGAACGACTGGAAGATAAGAGGCTCTTACGGCTCCCTGGGTAATGGCAATGTACAGCCTTACCGCTACCTCGAACAAATGAACGTGAGTAAGATGAGTGTGATCCTCAACGGCATCCAGGACAACTACACGCAACTGCCCGGTGTGATCCCCGCAGGCCTTACCTGGGAACGCTCATCCACATTCGATCTCGGCATGGACGTATCCGCCTTGTCAAACCGCCTGACAGCCAGCTTCGACTGGTACAACCGCAACACCAAAGACATGTTCACCGCAGGTCAGCCCTTACCCAACACCTTTGGCGCAACAGTACCCTACGGCAACTACGCCGATATGTCAACCAAAGGCTGGGAATTCTCTTTGTCCTGGCGCGACAAAGGCCGGTTGATGGGTAAACCATTCGAATACGGGATCACAGGCTCTTTATGGGATAGCAGATCAAAGATCACCAGGTTCAACAACCCTACAGGAACACTGGCTTCTACTTATTACGTAGGCCATACCATCGGCGAAATATGGGGTTATACCACAGCAGGATTGTTCACCTCCGCAGATGAAATAGCACACCATGCCAACCAGGACTTCCTGCAAAACTCCAACAACCGCAAACTCTTACCCGGTGATATCAAATTCGTTGACGTCAACAACGATGGCTTCATTAACCAGGGAGATAACACCATCTACAAACCCGGCGACAGAAGCATCATAGGTAACAACGCCCCCCGTTATCAGTTTGGCTTCACCCTGTCTGCCAAATGGAGAGGCTTCGGCATCTCGGCATTCTTCCAGGGCATCGGTAAACGCGACTGGTACTTTGCACCGGAAGCAGGCCTCTTCTGGGGATTATACAACCGCCCTTACGGCTACCAGTCCGAAAAAATGATGAACAACAGGTGGACAGAAGAAAACCCCAACGGCTATTTCCCACGCTTAAGAGGTTATGCCGCCAACGCCGCCAACCGCTCCCTGGGCGCACCTCAAACCCGTTACCTGCAAAACGCCAGCTACCTGCGCTTAAAAACGCTTACCATAGATTATACCTTGCCACAGGCATGGCTGCAACGCCTGCACCTTGCAGGAGCTTCTGTCTTTTTCTCTACACAAAACCTGTTCACCTTATCAGGTATGTATAAGTACACACGCAACATAGATGTAGAAGTGATAGAAGACCCCGTAGGCGACCTGCTCAACAATAGCGGTCAGGGCTATGCCTACCCCATGCTCAAAACAACCACCCTGGGCCTGAACCTTAACTTCTAA
- a CDS encoding FecR family protein produces MDKLIQSFWSGQASDAEKKALLEKISYPETGWEQRLQQAWDHSLETNEEVSASDEWFKNQLETLQHKIAQRNQEHSAEEAGNIRTITSTRWPIRPAAWQAVAAIFVLATATLFLFIQRPHNNENKIAVLPAKSSPQHKNSFIEEKNNTRISRKVALPDGSTALLEPGAVISYNNNYGAANRQITLTAGIARFHVAASSKAPFNVIAGTTRTTALGTIFRIDISSSHLLKIKLVEGKVKIDGTSQDHFMAKATYLLPGQELNINLLQHTAQLILPAPNRKTAVAAGNTAPDTLAATGTFEFAQQPLNKVFRQLEQRFHTPIRFAEKEMSQRWFTGSFEAADPLDMILTSICNMNSLQFRHDNNSIIIFNK; encoded by the coding sequence ATGGACAAGTTAATACAATCATTCTGGTCAGGACAAGCATCAGATGCCGAAAAAAAGGCATTACTGGAAAAGATCTCCTACCCCGAAACAGGGTGGGAACAACGTTTACAGCAAGCCTGGGATCATTCGCTTGAAACCAATGAAGAAGTGTCAGCTTCAGACGAATGGTTTAAAAACCAGCTCGAAACATTACAACATAAAATAGCACAACGCAACCAGGAACACAGCGCGGAAGAGGCTGGCAATATACGCACGATAACAAGCACACGCTGGCCGATAAGGCCAGCAGCATGGCAAGCTGTTGCAGCAATATTTGTACTGGCGACGGCAACACTATTCCTTTTCATTCAACGCCCGCACAACAATGAAAATAAGATAGCCGTATTACCAGCCAAATCTTCTCCGCAACACAAGAACAGTTTTATCGAAGAGAAGAACAATACCCGTATATCCAGGAAAGTAGCACTGCCCGATGGCTCAACAGCACTACTGGAACCCGGCGCTGTTATAAGCTATAACAATAACTATGGCGCTGCCAACAGGCAAATAACACTTACCGCAGGTATAGCCCGTTTCCATGTTGCCGCAAGCAGCAAAGCGCCCTTCAACGTAATAGCAGGCACTACCCGCACCACAGCCTTAGGTACCATCTTCCGTATAGATATAAGCAGCAGTCATCTTCTTAAAATAAAACTGGTAGAAGGTAAAGTAAAAATAGACGGCACCTCGCAGGATCATTTTATGGCGAAAGCCACCTACCTCCTTCCCGGGCAGGAGCTGAACATCAACCTGCTGCAGCACACGGCACAGCTGATACTACCTGCGCCAAACCGGAAAACAGCGGTAGCGGCCGGCAACACAGCGCCAGATACATTGGCAGCAACAGGAACATTCGAATTTGCACAACAACCGCTTAACAAAGTGTTCCGTCAGCTGGAACAACGCTTCCATACCCCTATCCGCTTTGCAGAAAAAGAAATGTCGCAGCGCTGGTTTACAGGAAGCTTCGAAGCAGCTGATCCGCTTGATATGATCCTTACATCCATATGTAATATGAATAGCCTGCAGTTCAGGCACGACAACAACTCAATTATAATTTTTAATAAATAG